Within Dictyostelium discoideum AX4 chromosome 4 chromosome, whole genome shotgun sequence, the genomic segment CTGGGTTCATTTCTAATTCTATAGaatttagtttttataattggatgtgttaaaaataaagtaataatataaaaaaaaaaaaaaaatatagtgGAGTTGTGTGTATGtgcaaaaaatataaaaaaacccaaaaaaaaaaaaaaaaaaaaaagaaaaaatttttaaaaaaaaaataaaaaattaaaaaaaaaaataaaaaaaaaaaaattcaattttcaattatgtggttacttttaatttttttttttttctattttttttttatttttttttttttattttttttttaaaaaattacctttgtttttatttcctATTCCgttgatttttgattttctttattggatgtgatttttataaaataaaaataaaaattaaaattaaaattaaaactagaaataaataaataaataaataataaataaattaattaaataattaattatatcattttaaataagaagttttttttttaaagaaaaaaaaataaaaaaataaaaaaaaataaaaaaaaataaaaaaataaaaaaataattaaatttaatttcaaagaaaaaaaagacgTATTtgttcaaagaaaaaaattcggatatctttttaaaagaaagtATGTGTATCATATATctaagatttttatttttatttttattttattttattttaatttttatatatatttttttttttttttttttttttttttttttttttacaaaattttagatatgtgtaataataaaaaaaaaaaaaaaaagtgaattgTACTGAcaaggattttttttttattttaacaattttttattttttattttagatattgtataaaaaatggatgatattaatagtgaaaaattattttttaaaattattagaaataaaataatatttaaaataattttatcatttttaaaattaaataaaaaactttgtaataaagaattaaattataaaatatttttaaatccagaattatataataataattattatttcaaaagaattaaaaaagaaaatgaaataaagaGTGGTTCAATTCATTGTAATGATAGagaagaatttgaaattaggTCAacctttttcaaatttaatcaattttcatcaataaataatattgaacaaatgtttgaattaaataaaattgaattattaaaatcaaaaataaaatcaataatttataatcaaGATTCTtctaatggtggtggtgatgatgatggttcaatatcaacattatcaacagatttaatatttaataaaaaatcaatttcaaatatttttcaaaaaatcgatggaaatttaattgaaaatcaaattttttatatcaaacttttatcaaataatccaTATTTAGCCATTGATTATGATCTTTTATCAATGtcttgtaaatttaataatttatttttattaaaattattaattagaaataaaattgttgacATATCAGCTATTCAACCAAATTATccaataatattatcaatatataatataagaGATAATATCACCCTTTCAAtagattcattattaaaaaagtcTTTAAAATATGGTAGAGTTGAAAtcattgaatatttattatcaatgaaTTTATCAAAGACAACAATattatcaacatcattattaccatttaaattatcaattgaatgtaaaattaaagagaatagaaatgaaattgttaaattattattcaataaattaaattatttacaagatttcattaataataaacaaattaatttaacatCATTAATTGTTAATGAAAAACcatttatttcaatattaaatttatttgatttacaaattaaaattttagaaataattttaaataaatttcatactttaataattaataataataatgatgatgatccaaaaaataaagtttcaTCGAATTTTATAATGTctgaaattacaaaaattattgaacataatttaatattaaatttcacACAGCAATCATCATGTGAATTGGTTaggaaattaattttaatttttacaaaattaacTCCAAAGaataattcaaaaactaaacatttattagaaaaagaaattgaaatttttaaaaataatagtagtaataatcaaattaaatatattaaatggGTTTTATATCATACTTTACCATTGTTATGTGACTCATAttggaattttttaaatttaaattttagaaatttaatatacagtttttcaattaaattcgaaaatcaacaacatcaagaaaaaactttaaaaaagtatttcAAATCAAGTTTAATCActataaatgatttatttaaaccaatttcaatgttagattttaattatttaaaaattatgatttcaaattttaaacaattcaattcaaaagattatataatttcaaatggtataattttatttgacttaataaaatcatcatcatcatcattcactcatgataatattgataaattattagaatttataaaattaataattttaaaaatatcatcaaataaattaaaaaataataatgatgatgatgatgaaattttatttttaactttaaattcattaattcatcaattaattaaaattaaagatattaaaaatttattaattattaaaattaatttacaattaaataaattgcaaaatcatattaaaattaatattaataattcaaattatttaattaaaaatcaattattggaattaattgaacaacaacaagataataataataataataataatttaataattaataaagattttaaatttttattaaatgataaaagtGGGAAAGTATTAggtcaattattaaagagaAGGATAGTAACTGAAATAGCAAAAagtgatgaaattgaatttgccATTTCAAGACAATTGTatataccaataataaaattaataaagtataataaatttttaccaataaataataataataataataatttacaagaAAAGCaagaaagaattaattatttaaggAATATTAGAGATGAGTTTTTaggaaaatcaaattttgttagttttacatttttaaaatgttcaattaattatttcgaAAATGAACTAGAGAAATTGGGTGAAAAAAGGATAACAGTCATTCAAAATTatgtttattatatattaagaTCAATAGATGCAGGTGATTTTTatgaaacttttaaatattttcaatatttagatttaatttttaaaaatgatctTGTTGGagtaattgaatcaatatgTATAAAAATCGGTGAAATTGGTAATACTGAATTACTTTCTGATCTTTTAGATAATTTAGAtgctatttattattgtaatgatagtggtagtaatgaagatgaaaaaaataaaaattgtaaattacatacatattttttatttcaaattttatcgAAATCAATTTTCTCTCAACAATtaccatcaattaaattaattcattcaagatataaaactaattttaatttatttccatgtataaattcaaaaaatcaatcaaatttaatttatcaatcaaATTTAGAATCATTTGCAATATTATCTTTAACATTAagatcatttaaaatttttgaatatttagtATTCAAAATTAGTATTAAATTCGATAAAAATAAGTTTAAcccattaaaaaaagataaatctCTTCAAATTTATCTTGATAgtttatcaaaaataaataaactataatCTAATTAAAtctactattttttttattattttttttaattttattttattttattttattttatttaattaaatttatttaattatttctttttattatttttctaaacccaaaaaaaaaaaaaaaaagaaaaaaaaaaattgtataaaaaaaaaattattaaaaaaaaaaaaaaaaccaacaacTGATTGTTttgatcaaaattttttgagATGGGTTTGTGTgtggaaaatgaaaaaaaaaaaaaaaatatttgctctgaaaaaaaaaaaaaacttttttttttttttttttttttttttttttgtaagaGAAAAATAGGatagagaaaaaaaatatttgtttgttttttttttttttcaattgtaataatagaataatacaaaataaaaaggttAATTGAACATATATAGAATTTAGTAAGTACACCcccaaaaaatatatattttttttttttttttttttttttctaaaatcatatcgtcatcatcactatTTGCGTacaaagtttatttttatttttattttttattttttttatttttattttttattggagTTCGGCTTTCTATTGTTGGGCTTCTAAATTGCCTGCATcactttcattattaaattggtttaaaaatatctattttttaatttaatttttttaatttttttagttttttttttttatcaatttttaaacaaaccccaaaaaaaaaagaaaaaaaaaaaaaaaaaaaattttaaattaaaatttaaatataaatcttATGTATCTCATATAATTAATACAGTAATTTTGTATGTAtgcttttaataaataatacaaaaaaaaaaaataaaataaaataaaataaaataaaaaaaataaaataaaataaaaataaaaataattaaataattaaataaataattaaataattaaataattaaataattaaataatttattttattcagtTAAGTGTGAGGAagaagattttatttttatttttatttttatttttatttttatttttttattttttcaaaagtgTAAAATGTCGTTTGAATAAGATTTGTTTATGTATTGGTAATATCGACGATTGTAATATCaccattgttttttaatattattattatcattatttttatttttatttttatttttatttttattattatcacttaAGATAATAAACCCATGTGACTGTTTCCGAAACAAATGACACACAATGTGGTATTATTGTTTGTATGCACCACaccacttttttttctttttttttttctttttttttttttttattatatttttttttttttttttttttttttttttgacacaaccctttttttttttttttttttttttttttttttttttttttttttttttttttttttttttttttttctttaaaaaaaaataataaacaaaatcattttttatacaaagtgaaataaagaaaagtactaataataataataataataataataataataataataataataataataataacaataataataataataataataataatttgattttcaatcaattggtaattcaCAATTGTTAGCAGGTAAAACAAAGGGGAACTTGAACAataatccatttttttttcttttacacactgtttttatttatttatttgtttttttttatttatttttttatttatttatttatttatttatttatttatttatttatttatttattttattttattttattttattttattttatttatttattttttggaaaaataaaaaaaaatccctATAATTGTTGttaccattatcatttttagcatcatgttttatttatagtaCATCACCCCACTCACGACTTtgtggtgtttttttttttttttttttttttaaaaattttttctctcttttttttttttttttttttttttttttatttttttacaattccattttatttttttaattgataatagataattaatttgttaaatttagaacatattaaaaaaaaaaaaaaaaaaaaaaaaaccaataaccAAAagacaattaaaaataaataaaattttcttttttttattttttaatttattttttattattatttatttttattatttttttatttaattaaaaaaataattatacacTTCTTACAACCATTActcacacttttttttttttttttataattttatttttttcatacaACTTAGAAAATATTggagttttaaaaataaataaaatataacataattaatataaaataaaatataaaataaaataaaataaaataaaataatttaataaaacaaaatttaaaattattattaatatagaattaatacaaaataaataaatagataaataaataaataaataaataaataaataaataaataaataaataaataaataaataaataaataaataaataaataaatataaagaagaaagggaaaaaaaaaaaaaaaaaaaaaaaaaaaaaaaaaaaaaaaagttgtaataatagtaaaaaaaaaaaaaaaaaaaaaagttatttattttataaataaatactttaaataaaatggcCTCTTTAATTGGAAGTGCTAAATTACCTTTtaatgtaagttttttttttttttttatttgaaagcaaaaaaaaagaattctaattttttttatttttatttttttataatagaaTGAAGTTGAATTAATATcagatgaaattgaaaaaggattaaatgattcaacaacaattagaaaattttttgaaaaaaggGCACAAATAGAGGAAGAATATGCaaagaatttacaaaaattatGTAAAGCTACAccaattttattgaaatcaGGAGGTACATCAGATGCATTTTCAATGATAGTAGAGAGTACTAATCAATTTTCAAATCatacaatatcaacaattcAAAGATTTAATCAAGATGTTAATGATCCATTAGCAGGGTTTATAAAAGATCTTAGAGGAGAGTTAAAACAATACTCTTTGGAAGGTCAAAATTTAGCAAAAGAGAGGAAACAGGCATTCGATTCATTGAAATCCTCGAAAGCATTGTATGAACAAATGTGTAATAATCCTGAATCTGATGTAATGAAAGTTCAACAATCCGAAGAGGAATATAAACTTCAAGTACAAGCATGTAATCAATATCATTCACTCTATCATCAAGAAAAGTTACCAAAGATTCAAAATGAAATCATTAGATTAGAAACTGTTAGAATgcaaaaaatgaaaacaaaTCTAAAGAAATACATTACAGAATTTGAAAGTATaccacaaaaacaacaacaatcaattaaagattctgaagaattaataaattcaattgatacaAAACAAGATATTCAATCTTTTACAAActttaataaaactttaaatacaCCAACTCCAGATTTTCAATTTGAATCATGtgaatcaattaatggtGGTGGCGGTGGTGCTGCTGgtagaaaatcaaaaaaggGTGGTTGGAGACAAACCATTTCTGTATTAAAAATTGGTAATGCTTTTATGAAAGATGATGGCACAATTGTTAATGGTAATTCTTCTTTAAATTCAAGTAGcagtaatataaatattttaaataatcctatagtttttaaaataccaaTTGAAGAGATTATGTTTAAACAAAAGTCAAAATTCCCAAATTTAGATATACCTTatatattggtattattggtTAATCttataaagaaattagatAATGGTATGGGTATGAAAACTGAAGGTATCTTTAGAATTCCTGGTCATACTAGTGAAGTGAATGCTTTGAAAAAGTTAATTAATGAACAAGGTGAATATCAATTCCCACCTGACCTATACTCAATTCATCCAATTGCTTCACTTTTAAAACTTTGGTTACGTGAAATGCCTCAACCATTAATTCCAAATTACGTTTATGATAAATCATTAGAATGTCAATCAATAGAAGagtttatagtttttttcaaatttttaccAGCTTCAAATCAAAAGATTATCACTTATTTAGCAGGTTTCTTAAATGAATTGGTTCAGCCAGATAATGTAGTCACTAGTAAAATGAATTTAGATAATGTTGCTATGGTTTTCGCTCCTTCTTTCTTAAGATGTGATAGTCAAGATATGATTTTAGCAAATGTAGATAGAGAGAAAACTTtagttaaattaataattgaaggttatttaaaattatctgATGTTTGTCCAATACAATTGGATGATATTGAttcaaaaattcaaattccatcatttagtaataataataataattctacaacaacaactacaacaactacaactacaacagtaccatcatcaacttcaacaaaTATAACAACTAATGGTGCCTCGGCACTAGGTGCTGAAAGTTCAACAACACCTTTACCATCATTAACAACTTTTTCACAATCACAATCTAGTTCACCACCAAATCAACCATCACCATCTATAACTCCACAACAAGTTTCAAATTTACCACCATCAtatcaaccaccacaaccaccaccgaCCAtggcaccaccaccattatttaatattccacaacaacaacaacagcaacaagtaacaaataacaacaacagtgGAGGTTatacaccaccaccattacaaTATACCCAATCTTCTTCAAATTTACCACCAATTCAATTAGGTGTAACTAATTCACCTTCAAAACCACAATTATCAGATAAAcaaaaggaaaaagaaaaagaaaaagaaaaagaaaaagaaaaagaaaaggaaagagaaaaagaaaaagaaaaagaaaaagaaaaagaaaaagaaaaggaaaaagaaaaagaaaagaaggGACATAAAaagtcatcatcatcaacatcaccaaattCTTCCagtttatcaatttcaaactTTTTATCAAGTAACAAGGATAaggataaagaaaaagataaagaaaaagaaaaagaaaaagaaaaagaaaaagataaagaaatatTAGCGACTAATTCAACACCAGAAAAACCAGTTTCAAATCGTATGTCATTAATATTTagtcaacaattacaacaacaattacagcAACAgattcaacaacatcaacaattacaacaacaaagtaATGGGTCACCAACATCACCAATTTCACCTTCATCTGCAAATAATTCACCATCAATGTCGCCAAGTATGGTGAAAAGAACAATTCGCCCAAATTTACCACCACTTCAATCTGGTACATCTGCCACaacttcatcttcttctttaacttcatcatcttcaccaACTCTCACATCTTCAAAAGACAAtattcaaaaacaacaattacctGAActaaaccaacaacaacaacaacaatcacctCAAGCCGAACTTAAATCATCAGGTATTAAAAGCTTATTACAAAGAGTCcctccaccaccatcacaaagttaagaaaaaaaataaaaacaaaaccaaAAACTATGTAtcactataaaaaaaaaaaaacaaaacatatATCATATAAGTGTTAAACACTCatcataaaaaatatatatatatatagatcCCTCCACACAACTcaatatagaaaaaaaaaaaaagaaaaaaattatatataataaaggttaaattttttatacctcttttttttattttttatttttgtaaaataataattatcaatttttatttttgtatttccaaaaaccaatttttttttttttttttttttttttttttttactcaaATAATTCCCGAGCAATCAATAGTCATTCTTTGATCAACTTGTAATAGTAGCAATACCATTCATCTgcaaattaatgatttatcatAATTCTTCTACTGGCAATACTATAATCCCATTCCATTGGTTTTTTGAATAGGtaactatttattttttattgttgtttttttctttgaaaaagaaaaaaaaaaaattattatcaaattagtttatattggttttataaaagaatattttaaaataaaaataataaaaaaataatacaagaATCAAACCAAGATCATAGAGAAACCTAATTTCtatccattattttttttactaattgaattatcattaaaagtttttgaaTCACCAAGATCATAAAATATGTTGTTAgtgtttaaatttacaataccagtataaatagttttattaacttcattaccaattttatcaccagtataaataatttgatctccataatttaaaaaagaactaattttttcttttatatttgtCACCAGGGGTTGATTTGGatttttgttaaaattggtgttgatattgtggtggttgttggtTTTAACTACatagtattaaaaaaattaaattgaccAGTAGATGAATTACAaccatttgaaaaataatcccaattttttttttttgttttattgggGTTGGTTTTTGGTGGAGGTAGGAATGGAAGAAGTGGAGGATAATCACTTAGATTTGTATTATCCTTAAATCTAATTTCACCAATAGATGTACCAAAGTTTTCCTTCAATGAAACTGATCCATcatctttaatatttgattcttcaattttatttaatttttaattctaccattataaaataaaagtaaaaaaattcaaaataaaattaatatttaaataaaatattaatttttaattttttttatttgttatgaaaaataataatttaaatcttaccattttttaataatacaagAATAGTTATTTCTTGATatattgtttaataatttaaatataatgaatttttcatcttttataGATTTTTATAAC encodes:
- the mgp4 gene encoding Cdc15/Fes/CIP4 domain-containing protein — encoded protein: MASLIGSAKLPFNNEVELISDEIEKGLNDSTTIRKFFEKRAQIEEEYAKNLQKLCKATPILLKSGGTSDAFSMIVESTNQFSNHTISTIQRFNQDVNDPLAGFIKDLRGELKQYSLEGQNLAKERKQAFDSLKSSKALYEQMCNNPESDVMKVQQSEEEYKLQVQACNQYHSLYHQEKLPKIQNEIIRLETVRMQKMKTNLKKYITEFESIPQKQQQSIKDSEELINSIDTKQDIQSFTNFNKTLNTPTPDFQFESCESINGGGGGAAGRKSKKGGWRQTISVLKIGNAFMKDDGTIVNGNSSLNSSSSNINILNNPIVFKIPIEEIMFKQKSKFPNLDIPYILVLLVNLIKKLDNGMGMKTEGIFRIPGHTSEVNALKKLINEQGEYQFPPDLYSIHPIASLLKLWLREMPQPLIPNYVYDKSLECQSIEEFIVFFKFLPASNQKIITYLAGFLNELVQPDNVVTSKMNLDNVAMVFAPSFLRCDSQDMILANVDREKTLVKLIIEGYLKLSDVCPIQLDDIDSKIQIPSFSNNNNNSTTTTTTTTTTTVPSSTSTNITTNGASALGAESSTTPLPSLTTFSQSQSSSPPNQPSPSITPQQVSNLPPSYQPPQPPPTMAPPPLFNIPQQQQQQQVTNNNNSGGYTPPPLQYTQSSSNLPPIQLGVTNSPSKPQLSDKQKEKEKEKEKEKEKEKEREKEKEKEKEKEKEKEKEKEKKGHKKSSSSTSPNSSSLSISNFLSSNKDKDKEKDKEKEKEKEKEKDKEILATNSTPEKPVSNRMSLIFSQQLQQQLQQQIQQHQQLQQQSNGSPTSPISPSSANNSPSMSPSMVKRTIRPNLPPLQSGTSATTSSSSLTSSSSPTLTSSKDNIQKQQLPELNQQQQQQSPQAELKSSGIKSLLQRVPPPPSQS